The Planctomycetaceae bacterium genome has a segment encoding these proteins:
- a CDS encoding Uma2 family endonuclease: MPTLITDPDLEQDLISRRRTWGGDKFDEVWDGVYVMAAWPNDEHQFLVKELTMILGLTIDWQKLGQTRPGVNVSDRRTNWKDNYRVPDVAVFLNETCAENCGSFWFGGPDFGIEITSEGDRIPEKLPFYARVRTRELLVIDRDPWTLTLYRNNGSEMIAIAKSTFEASSRLDSEVLPMNWQLVGGESGRSMHVTHQQHADQSWWIAIG; the protein is encoded by the coding sequence ATGCCAACACTGATCACTGATCCCGATCTGGAACAGGATTTGATCTCCAGACGCCGAACCTGGGGTGGCGACAAATTTGACGAAGTCTGGGACGGAGTCTACGTGATGGCAGCCTGGCCGAATGACGAACACCAGTTTCTGGTCAAGGAGTTGACAATGATCCTGGGACTCACGATCGATTGGCAGAAGCTGGGCCAGACTCGCCCAGGCGTCAACGTCAGCGACAGACGAACCAACTGGAAGGACAATTATCGCGTTCCCGATGTAGCCGTGTTTCTGAACGAGACCTGTGCTGAGAATTGCGGCAGCTTCTGGTTCGGCGGCCCGGATTTCGGAATCGAGATCACCAGCGAAGGCGACCGCATTCCGGAAAAGCTGCCGTTCTATGCCAGGGTCCGGACCCGAGAACTGCTGGTCATCGATCGCGATCCCTGGACACTGACGCTGTATCGCAACAACGGCAGCGAAATGATCGCGATTGCAAAGTCGACATTCGAAGCATCCTCTCGACTTGACAGCGAAGTTCTGCCAATGAACTGGCAGCTTGTCGGCGGCGAGTCAGGACGATCGATGCACGTGACTCACCAGCAGCACGCAGATCAGAGTTGGTGGATTGCGATTGGATAG
- a CDS encoding Uma2 family endonuclease yields MSTVESPLLTTADLLAMPDDGMDRELIRGRLTERPMTRRNRFHTYAESKLSYLLNNWLVGLAKPCGEVHSGEVGTILRRDPDSTVGIDVAFFSADVMARQTNETTLIDGPPLLAVEILSPSDRMEDIHDKVVEYLDTGVPLVWVVDPVFRTVQVHRPDQQPESFNVNQILSGGDILPGLEISVADIFPKNS; encoded by the coding sequence ATGAGCACCGTTGAATCGCCTCTGCTGACCACCGCCGACCTGCTGGCCATGCCCGATGACGGTATGGACCGTGAGCTGATTCGCGGCCGGCTAACGGAAAGACCAATGACAAGACGCAATCGGTTTCATACCTACGCAGAATCGAAATTGAGTTACCTGCTGAATAACTGGCTGGTCGGGCTGGCGAAACCCTGCGGTGAAGTTCATTCGGGCGAAGTCGGCACGATCCTGCGACGCGATCCGGATTCCACGGTCGGCATCGACGTGGCGTTCTTTTCCGCAGACGTGATGGCGCGACAAACCAATGAGACAACATTGATCGACGGACCACCGCTGCTGGCCGTGGAGATTCTGTCGCCATCCGACAGGATGGAAGATATTCACGACAAGGTTGTGGAGTACCTGGACACCGGCGTGCCACTGGTCTGGGTTGTCGATCCCGTGTTCCGAACTGTCCAGGTGCATCGTCCTGACCAACAGCCGGAATCGTTCAACGTCAATCAGATTCTTTCCGGCGGCGACATCCTGCCTGGCCTGGAAATCTCCGTCGCCGACATCTTCCCGAAGAACTCGTAG
- a CDS encoding phospholipase D-like domain-containing protein, with translation MDQSQIEAMLRQSLSDGKLSRAEKSALKAILTSDADTLHERDLLRNRAFEIARSSLLSPEPKKAIDWLEDVTGILLQAERPSAGQSGKPISEVHFSPGDDCRLRIQELLRLSKATVDICVFTITDDRITDAIIGAASRGVKIRVISDDDKSRDLGSDMQRLKGAGIPVRVDTTPDHMHHKFAVFDERIALSGSYNWTRSAAEHNEENIVVTNDAKIVQAFQKQFSRLWPRMKPMN, from the coding sequence ATGGATCAATCACAAATCGAAGCAATGTTGCGGCAATCGCTGAGCGACGGCAAGTTGTCGCGAGCCGAAAAGTCCGCGCTGAAGGCGATTCTCACTTCCGACGCCGATACGCTGCATGAGCGTGATCTGCTGCGAAACCGCGCGTTTGAAATTGCTCGCTCGTCGCTACTGAGTCCGGAACCCAAAAAAGCCATTGACTGGCTGGAAGACGTCACCGGCATTCTGCTGCAGGCCGAACGACCGTCCGCCGGCCAGTCGGGCAAGCCGATCAGCGAAGTCCACTTCAGCCCCGGCGACGACTGCCGCCTGCGCATCCAGGAACTGCTGCGTCTGTCGAAGGCAACCGTCGATATCTGCGTTTTTACCATCACTGACGACCGCATCACCGACGCGATCATCGGTGCCGCGTCACGAGGAGTGAAGATTCGGGTCATCAGCGACGACGATAAGTCACGGGATCTCGGAAGTGACATGCAGCGTCTGAAAGGGGCTGGCATTCCGGTGCGAGTCGACACGACTCCCGACCACATGCATCACAAATTCGCCGTGTTCGACGAAAGAATCGCTCTGTCTGGCAGCTACAACTGGACACGTTCCGCCGCTGAACACAATGAGGAGAATATCGTCGTCACAAATGACGCCAAGATCGTGCAGGCGTTCCAAAAGCAGTTCAGCCGACTCTGGCCGCGGATGAAGCCGATGAATTGA
- a CDS encoding DUF1552 domain-containing protein yields the protein MNFSAKFPRRRVLQGIAGASLALPRLELFAHDAAVSDPKRFCALYTANGMCLPDPKNGIDEWSWFPKTTGRDFVFGRSTEPFAPFRRQVSFLGGLFHPNGTKADPHVCSDMWLTGAPLHNPKPGTYNSVSLDQVIAQHTKAFCRQPSLVLSIDAGVGFLSRTGTISYNLDGRPIPAENSPRRVFDRLFRSNRDSNIEQRDRLKKRIRLVDAVLENSRSLNQQLGRSDREKLDQYLTSLNEIEQRLEASERWIDIPLKQQDFSHLKLDVTTEGEPAEYYRNMFDLIALAFDADITRSVAFMLNREDGMGISDTFPLKLGLSRTHHNLSHAGDPDGQLQFAKFDLFLSQQIAGFLERLQSYSDQQATVLENTIVLFGSGASTTHNPTNLPTLIAGGSNMGLNHGTYWRRDETPLCNLYLSILHAMGIPETSFGDSTGPLTDCIFSQDAVVDSLTSV from the coding sequence ATGAACTTTTCAGCGAAGTTTCCCCGTCGTCGAGTGCTGCAGGGAATCGCCGGCGCGTCGCTGGCGCTTCCGAGACTGGAACTGTTCGCGCACGACGCGGCGGTTTCCGATCCGAAGCGGTTTTGCGCGCTGTACACGGCAAACGGAATGTGTCTGCCGGATCCGAAGAACGGCATCGACGAATGGAGCTGGTTTCCTAAGACGACCGGACGTGATTTCGTGTTCGGAAGATCGACGGAACCGTTCGCTCCCTTTCGCCGACAAGTCAGTTTTCTTGGCGGGCTGTTCCATCCGAATGGAACCAAAGCGGATCCCCATGTCTGTTCGGATATGTGGCTGACAGGAGCACCGCTGCATAACCCGAAACCGGGAACATACAACTCTGTGTCACTCGATCAGGTGATCGCTCAGCACACCAAGGCGTTCTGCCGGCAGCCGTCGCTGGTGCTGTCGATTGATGCCGGTGTGGGCTTTCTGTCGCGGACCGGGACGATTTCCTACAACCTCGACGGTCGCCCGATTCCCGCGGAAAACAGTCCTCGGCGCGTCTTCGATCGCCTGTTTCGCAGCAACCGGGATTCCAACATCGAACAACGCGACCGGCTGAAGAAGCGAATCCGGCTGGTCGATGCGGTTCTGGAAAACTCGCGGTCACTGAATCAGCAGCTTGGAAGGTCAGATCGCGAAAAGCTGGATCAGTACCTGACATCACTGAATGAGATTGAACAGCGTCTGGAGGCGTCGGAACGCTGGATCGACATTCCGCTGAAACAACAGGACTTCTCACACCTGAAGCTGGATGTCACGACAGAAGGCGAACCGGCGGAATACTATCGCAACATGTTCGACCTGATCGCGCTGGCGTTCGATGCCGATATCACACGATCCGTGGCCTTCATGCTGAACCGGGAAGACGGCATGGGGATCAGCGACACGTTTCCATTGAAACTCGGCCTGTCCAGAACTCATCACAATCTGTCACATGCCGGTGATCCGGACGGTCAGCTTCAGTTCGCGAAGTTCGACCTGTTTCTCAGCCAGCAGATCGCCGGATTTCTGGAACGGCTGCAGAGCTATTCCGATCAGCAGGCGACAGTCCTGGAAAACACCATCGTACTCTTCGGCAGTGGAGCCAGTACGACTCACAACCCGACGAACCTTCCGACACTGATTGCCGGCGGCTCGAACATGGGCCTCAACCACGGAACCTATTGGCGCCGTGATGAGACGCCGCTGTGCAACCTGTACCTCAGCATTCTGCACGCGATGGGCATTCCGGAAACATCGTTCGGCGACAGCACCGGACCGCTGACGGACTGCATCTTTTCGCAGGACGCCGTGGTCGATTCACTGACCTCGGTGTGA
- a CDS encoding DUF1588 domain-containing protein, giving the protein MVNDAVAGYYDLTIRPESGMKFVAIEHRDESLGGILSQAGILAGLSDGRESNPVKRGAWLARKIIAEPPDDPPPNVPELMNDDGSQLTLRERLERHRNQEGCVKCHSNIDPWGVPFESYDAAGRLKRQPTDTRSTLPDGTKIADVNALKSYLAADRMDQVAFSFAKHLSCYAIGRSLRYHEIERLKEDVLRLKTDGYRTQDLLRFVIHSDLFLKK; this is encoded by the coding sequence ATGGTCAACGACGCGGTTGCCGGTTACTACGACCTGACGATCCGGCCGGAATCGGGAATGAAGTTCGTGGCCATTGAGCACCGGGACGAGTCTCTGGGCGGCATTCTCAGTCAGGCGGGAATTCTGGCCGGGTTGTCGGATGGGCGTGAATCCAACCCCGTCAAACGCGGAGCCTGGCTGGCTCGAAAAATCATTGCGGAACCTCCCGACGACCCTCCACCCAACGTTCCGGAGCTGATGAACGACGACGGATCACAATTGACACTGCGCGAGCGGCTGGAACGTCATCGCAATCAGGAAGGCTGCGTGAAATGCCATTCCAACATCGACCCGTGGGGCGTGCCGTTCGAATCCTACGATGCCGCCGGTCGTCTCAAACGTCAGCCAACCGATACACGTTCGACGCTTCCGGACGGCACGAAGATTGCCGACGTCAACGCCTTGAAATCCTATCTCGCCGCCGACAGGATGGATCAGGTAGCCTTCAGCTTTGCGAAGCACCTGAGTTGTTACGCCATCGGCCGCAGCCTGAGATATCACGAAATCGAACGTCTGAAGGAAGACGTATTGCGGCTGAAGACGGACGGATATCGAACGCAGGACTTGCTTCGGTTTGTCATCCACAGCGATTTGTTTCTGAAGAAGTAG
- a CDS encoding MMPL family transporter, with protein sequence MVSGFYRRHSLTLLIFCIVALPVLTLLGERVKSDNNIETWLPRHSQVRIDYDSFCRTFGVDETILIAFEKPFPDSQRLTALASRVGGLHGVRTCWTRQQILEMMFANDVESDVAAERLLHLVATPGGDLETLLVVLDRDGVAQRGASVQAIRDQISYCQLENAVLAGGPVVATQLDHLGSRENSMSLFALTLFICFVLLHLNIGCWKTSGALMVTNILSIELTLATVWASGQQMNFIMGSLPVMVMVFTTAAAIHYIGHYRREIHRAEGIGRALQAVIRPSLFATGTTVIGLLSLAVSDIGPIPQFAIAAAYGTVYSFLIGVFVTPAILVAVRYDPSRQKGLQTRLERFAMFVVNHPWRVLVPGITITLVCSIGVYKLKSLIDPLEFLPSQDPVLKDTLLVKETLTSPTSIEAVVDFGQTESSFVERLRDIRRLESLLSDDENVCHTLSLADFFPAEITEQTFSPARLMAGSSGSGSTGSLLADGSRLWRVSIRLRDDSPKVLRRTVDSLRERCAEFPVTFTGMGPLLEQAQGDIFDGFWKSFASAFVLITIVMIVALRSVGAGLIAMIPNLTPILLVFGILGWCNYPIDIGIMMTASIALGLAVDGTFHFLFSYRSVVCDHGCRYRAVRHAVLQTGLPIISSAIISGTGLLALGLSPFRPTMRFGLLMFCLLIAALAGDLVLLPAFLSIGARRKRLQQPAPSAPAAQNRAA encoded by the coding sequence ATGGTTTCGGGATTTTATAGGCGTCATTCGCTGACTTTGCTGATTTTCTGCATTGTCGCGCTACCGGTGCTGACGCTGCTGGGTGAGCGGGTAAAGTCGGACAACAACATCGAAACCTGGCTTCCGCGCCACAGCCAGGTCCGCATCGATTATGACAGTTTCTGCCGCACATTCGGTGTCGACGAAACGATCCTGATCGCCTTTGAGAAGCCGTTTCCCGACTCACAGCGACTGACCGCTCTGGCTTCGCGTGTGGGAGGACTGCACGGCGTCCGCACGTGCTGGACGCGTCAGCAGATTCTGGAAATGATGTTCGCGAACGACGTCGAATCGGACGTGGCCGCGGAACGCCTGCTGCATCTGGTGGCGACTCCCGGCGGCGATCTGGAAACACTGCTGGTCGTTCTGGACCGTGACGGAGTTGCTCAGCGGGGCGCGTCGGTTCAGGCCATTCGCGATCAGATCAGCTACTGCCAGCTTGAGAACGCGGTCCTGGCCGGTGGTCCCGTTGTGGCAACGCAGCTCGACCACCTGGGCAGCCGGGAAAACAGCATGAGCCTGTTCGCGCTGACGCTGTTCATCTGCTTCGTGCTGCTGCATCTGAACATCGGCTGCTGGAAGACTTCCGGCGCTCTGATGGTCACTAATATCCTGAGCATCGAACTGACCCTGGCGACGGTCTGGGCTTCCGGTCAGCAGATGAATTTCATCATGGGATCGCTGCCCGTGATGGTGATGGTCTTCACGACGGCAGCGGCGATCCACTACATCGGCCACTATCGTCGTGAAATTCACCGCGCGGAGGGTATCGGGCGGGCACTGCAGGCCGTGATTCGTCCGAGTCTGTTTGCCACCGGAACCACCGTGATCGGTCTGCTGAGCCTTGCGGTTTCCGACATTGGACCGATTCCGCAGTTTGCCATCGCGGCCGCTTATGGAACGGTGTATTCGTTTCTGATCGGCGTCTTCGTGACTCCCGCGATTCTGGTTGCCGTCCGCTATGACCCGTCCCGGCAGAAGGGCCTGCAGACGCGGCTGGAACGGTTTGCGATGTTTGTCGTCAATCATCCGTGGCGAGTGCTGGTTCCGGGCATCACGATCACGCTGGTGTGTTCCATCGGCGTCTACAAGCTGAAGTCGCTGATCGATCCGCTGGAATTTCTGCCCAGCCAGGATCCGGTGCTGAAAGACACACTGCTGGTCAAGGAAACGCTGACCAGCCCGACGTCCATCGAAGCGGTGGTTGATTTCGGCCAGACGGAATCGTCTTTCGTTGAACGGCTCCGCGACATTCGTCGTCTGGAGAGTCTGCTCAGCGATGATGAAAACGTGTGCCACACGCTGTCACTGGCCGACTTCTTTCCGGCGGAGATTACGGAGCAGACGTTTTCTCCCGCGCGGCTGATGGCGGGCTCGTCGGGCAGCGGGTCCACAGGCAGCCTGCTTGCCGACGGAAGCCGCTTGTGGCGCGTGTCGATTCGTCTGCGGGACGATTCCCCGAAGGTGCTGCGACGTACCGTGGACAGTCTGCGAGAACGCTGTGCCGAGTTTCCCGTCACGTTTACCGGCATGGGTCCATTGCTGGAGCAGGCTCAGGGCGACATTTTTGACGGCTTCTGGAAGAGCTTCGCCTCGGCATTCGTGCTGATCACGATTGTCATGATCGTAGCTCTGCGTTCCGTCGGCGCCGGTCTGATCGCGATGATTCCCAACCTGACGCCCATCCTGCTGGTGTTCGGGATTCTGGGCTGGTGCAACTATCCCATCGACATCGGCATCATGATGACCGCCAGCATCGCTCTGGGGCTGGCCGTCGACGGCACGTTCCACTTTCTGTTCAGCTACCGCAGCGTTGTCTGCGATCACGGTTGTCGATACCGAGCCGTGCGGCATGCCGTGCTGCAGACCGGATTGCCGATCATTTCGTCCGCGATCATTTCCGGGACCGGCCTGCTGGCTCTGGGACTGTCTCCGTTTCGGCCGACCATGCGATTCGGCCTGCTGATGTTCTGCCTGCTGATCGCAGCCCTGGCGGGGGACCTGGTGCTGTTGCCGGCGTTTCTTTCCATCGGCGCTCGCCGGAAACGACTGCAGCAGCCGGCACCGTCAGCTCCCGCGGCTCAGAATCGCGCTGCATAG
- a CDS encoding PilZ domain-containing protein, translating to MQDPFSRPTMDDLRQVLESIGKPDVTNMRANERLELSVPAEIKTRRGNTISAMTREISRTGIGLLHRGSVSPGNATVRMASETREFQYEVQIEWCTPCDNGMFMSGGRFLPSAKAE from the coding sequence ATGCAGGATCCCTTCAGCCGACCGACAATGGACGATCTTCGCCAGGTGCTGGAAAGCATCGGCAAGCCCGATGTGACGAACATGAGGGCCAACGAGCGACTAGAGCTATCGGTTCCGGCCGAGATTAAGACTCGCCGCGGTAACACGATTTCCGCGATGACCAGGGAAATCAGCCGTACCGGAATCGGGCTGCTGCATCGCGGCTCGGTGTCTCCCGGCAACGCAACGGTCCGCATGGCCAGTGAAACTCGCGAGTTTCAGTACGAAGTGCAGATCGAATGGTGCACGCCCTGCGATAACGGCATGTTCATGAGCGGCGGCCGCTTCCTGCCGTCAGCGAAGGCTGAGTGA
- a CDS encoding DUF885 domain-containing protein, producing the protein MKQGMHEGMLHPKVVMQRVPDQIRKQLVDDPRESLYYKPFRSFTIEISDADKSRLQNDAAAAIEECILPSYRTFLKFFEEEYLPASFDSVGCWQRPEGLEMYAALARQFTTTDLTPEQIHQIGLDEVARIRKEMEAIQQQVGFEGSFQEFLTHLRSDPQFYYDNQNDLLEAYRECCRRIDPQLPNLFSRLPKIPYEIVPIPSQMAPDTTAAYYQPPAADGSRAGGYYVNLYKPEARPKYEIEALSLHESVPGHHLQIALAMELDEIPEFRRYEGYTAFIEGWGLYSEKLGEELGLYQDPYSKFGQLTYEMWRAVRLVVDTGMHTMKWSRQDAIDFFAANTAKTLLDIENEVDRYIAWPGQALAYKIGELKIRELRARAEAQLGTAFDVKEFHDVVLRNGAVPLAVLEEIVDAWLASKK; encoded by the coding sequence ATGAAACAGGGAATGCACGAGGGCATGCTGCATCCGAAAGTCGTCATGCAGCGAGTGCCCGATCAGATCCGCAAACAACTCGTCGACGATCCTCGCGAGAGTCTGTACTACAAGCCGTTCCGATCGTTCACCATCGAAATTTCAGACGCTGACAAATCCCGGCTTCAGAACGATGCCGCTGCGGCCATCGAGGAATGCATCCTGCCCTCGTATCGAACGTTCCTGAAATTCTTCGAAGAGGAATACCTGCCCGCGTCGTTTGACAGCGTTGGCTGCTGGCAGCGCCCCGAAGGACTGGAAATGTACGCCGCGCTGGCACGACAGTTTACGACGACCGACCTGACCCCCGAGCAGATTCACCAGATCGGACTCGACGAAGTCGCGCGGATACGAAAGGAAATGGAAGCCATTCAGCAGCAGGTCGGCTTCGAAGGTTCGTTTCAGGAATTCCTGACGCATCTTCGATCAGATCCGCAATTCTACTACGACAATCAGAACGACCTGCTGGAAGCCTACCGGGAATGCTGCCGCCGGATTGATCCTCAGCTTCCAAATCTGTTTTCTCGCTTGCCGAAGATCCCCTATGAAATCGTGCCTATCCCGTCGCAGATGGCTCCCGACACCACGGCCGCTTATTACCAGCCGCCCGCCGCCGACGGCAGTCGCGCGGGAGGCTACTACGTGAATCTCTACAAGCCCGAAGCGCGGCCGAAATATGAAATTGAAGCGCTGTCGCTTCACGAGTCCGTTCCGGGGCACCACCTGCAGATCGCGCTGGCGATGGAGCTGGACGAAATCCCCGAATTCCGCCGCTATGAAGGTTACACCGCGTTCATTGAAGGCTGGGGACTGTACAGCGAAAAGCTGGGTGAGGAACTCGGCCTGTACCAGGATCCGTATTCCAAATTCGGACAATTGACCTACGAAATGTGGCGAGCCGTCCGGCTGGTTGTGGACACCGGAATGCACACAATGAAGTGGTCTCGCCAGGACGCCATCGATTTCTTCGCCGCCAACACCGCCAAGACTCTGCTGGACATTGAAAACGAAGTTGATCGCTACATCGCCTGGCCGGGCCAGGCATTGGCCTACAAGATCGGCGAATTGAAAATTCGCGAACTTCGAGCCCGCGCGGAAGCGCAACTGGGAACTGCCTTCGACGTGAAGGAATTCCACGACGTCGTGCTGCGAAACGGAGCCGTGCCGCTGGCGGTGCTGGAAGAGATCGTCGACGCGTGGCTGGCGTCGAAGAAATGA
- the gnd gene encoding decarboxylating NADP(+)-dependent phosphogluconate dehydrogenase: protein MAKHDIGLIGLAVMGQNLVMNMANKGFNVAVYNRTTETMREFIDGLGSRPAGVVEPGTAERIHGYESLEDFVNSLESPRRVMIMVKAGSPVDAVIEQLKPLLAKGDIIIDGGNADYTDTNRRHHELKEQGFRFIGTGVSGGEEGALKGPSIMPGGHPEAWPYVKDILQKISAKVGPNHDIPCCDWVGEAGAGHYVKMVHNGIEYGDMQLICEAYYILKHGVGLTNAELHQVFREWNERELESYLIEITRDIFTVKDGETGKDLVDLILDTAGQKGTGKWMSQHALDLGVPTTLITEAVFARCLSAQKDARVRAETVLSGPDTKFEGDRDQFVDDVRQALYASKLCSYAQGFVQLDAAAAEFGWKLNNGPIALLWRGGCIIRSRFLEDIKKAFDKNPTLENLLLDDFFKSAISKAQPAWRRVVATAIALGLPVPGFSSALTYYDGYRRGRLPANLLQAQRDYFGAHTYERVDKPRGEKVHTDWIRERKLT, encoded by the coding sequence ATGGCAAAACATGACATCGGCTTGATCGGCCTGGCAGTGATGGGACAGAACCTGGTCATGAACATGGCCAACAAGGGCTTCAACGTCGCTGTCTATAACCGCACCACGGAAACGATGCGTGAGTTCATCGACGGCCTTGGCAGCCGGCCGGCGGGCGTCGTTGAGCCCGGCACGGCCGAACGGATTCACGGCTATGAATCACTGGAAGACTTCGTCAACAGCCTGGAATCGCCTCGCCGCGTCATGATTATGGTCAAGGCCGGGTCGCCGGTCGATGCCGTGATCGAGCAGTTGAAGCCGCTGCTTGCGAAGGGAGACATCATCATTGACGGCGGCAACGCCGACTACACGGATACCAATCGACGACATCACGAACTGAAGGAGCAGGGGTTTCGTTTCATCGGAACCGGCGTTTCCGGCGGTGAAGAAGGAGCGTTGAAGGGCCCGAGCATCATGCCCGGAGGTCACCCGGAAGCGTGGCCATACGTCAAAGACATCCTGCAGAAGATCAGCGCGAAGGTCGGTCCGAATCACGACATCCCGTGTTGTGACTGGGTTGGCGAGGCCGGGGCAGGGCACTACGTCAAGATGGTGCACAACGGCATTGAATATGGCGATATGCAGTTGATCTGCGAAGCCTACTACATCCTGAAACACGGTGTCGGCCTGACCAATGCGGAACTGCATCAGGTCTTTCGGGAATGGAACGAACGCGAGCTGGAGAGCTATCTGATTGAGATCACTCGCGACATCTTTACGGTCAAAGACGGGGAAACCGGAAAGGATCTTGTCGACCTGATTCTTGACACGGCCGGCCAGAAGGGAACCGGCAAATGGATGAGCCAGCACGCTCTGGATCTGGGAGTCCCCACGACGCTGATTACGGAAGCTGTGTTCGCCCGCTGCCTGTCAGCGCAGAAGGACGCGCGCGTGCGTGCGGAGACCGTCCTGAGCGGACCGGATACGAAGTTTGAAGGCGACCGTGACCAGTTTGTCGATGACGTTCGGCAGGCGTTGTATGCGTCCAAGCTCTGCAGCTACGCACAGGGGTTTGTTCAGCTTGACGCCGCCGCCGCCGAGTTCGGCTGGAAGCTCAACAACGGACCAATCGCGCTGTTGTGGCGAGGCGGCTGCATCATTCGGTCCCGATTTCTGGAAGACATCAAGAAGGCATTCGACAAGAACCCCACACTGGAAAACCTGCTGCTGGACGATTTCTTTAAGTCTGCGATCAGCAAGGCTCAGCCCGCGTGGCGTCGAGTCGTCGCGACGGCGATCGCACTGGGCCTGCCGGTTCCTGGGTTCAGTTCAGCGCTGACGTACTATGACGGCTATCGTCGTGGTCGGCTGCCCGCGAACCTGCTGCAGGCTCAGCGAGACTACTTCGGAGCACATACCTACGAACGCGTTGACAAACCTCGCGGCGAGAAAGTCCACACCGACTGGATCCGTGAGCGCAAACTGACATAG
- a CDS encoding sugar kinase: MLEIPASGALDFVSLGAMVHRLDPGRIPFRKATQLAIHVSGGEFNCAANLSDCFRLKTGIVTAMVDNPIGDLISERVRAMGVRPFYKMFKHDGVRGPNMATVYSDQGCGVRAPVVFYNRSNEAAGMLKAGDFNWDEIFAGGVRWFHSGGIFAALSPTTPEVIVEAMKAAKKAGAVTSFDLNYRAKLWAISGGLDKAQETLRGIVEHCDVLVGNEEDLQKGLGLKGQDVEKKGKLDPTAFFGMMESVARDLPNVKAVATTLREVVSTNRHNWSAVLWLDGKTYQAPETQLDVLDRVGGGDGFASGLFYGLMGGETPEQALRLGWAHGALLTTFPGDTTMASLEQVRSFAEGGSARIQR, from the coding sequence ATGCTTGAAATTCCCGCATCCGGCGCCCTGGACTTTGTGTCACTGGGCGCGATGGTGCATCGTCTGGATCCCGGTCGCATTCCGTTCCGAAAGGCAACGCAACTGGCCATCCATGTCAGCGGCGGAGAATTCAACTGCGCGGCGAACCTGTCTGATTGCTTTCGTCTGAAAACCGGCATCGTGACGGCAATGGTCGACAACCCGATTGGCGACCTGATCAGTGAACGAGTGCGGGCGATGGGCGTCAGGCCGTTCTACAAAATGTTCAAACATGACGGCGTTCGCGGGCCGAACATGGCCACTGTGTACAGCGATCAGGGCTGCGGTGTGCGTGCTCCCGTTGTCTTTTACAACCGCAGCAACGAAGCCGCCGGAATGCTGAAAGCCGGTGATTTCAACTGGGACGAAATCTTTGCCGGCGGAGTCCGCTGGTTTCACAGTGGAGGTATCTTTGCGGCGCTTTCGCCGACGACGCCGGAAGTGATCGTCGAAGCCATGAAGGCGGCAAAGAAGGCCGGCGCTGTCACGTCGTTCGATCTGAATTATCGAGCGAAGCTGTGGGCGATTTCCGGCGGCCTCGACAAAGCCCAGGAAACGCTGCGAGGAATCGTCGAACACTGCGATGTCCTGGTTGGAAACGAGGAGGATCTGCAGAAGGGCCTGGGACTGAAGGGTCAGGACGTGGAAAAGAAGGGCAAGCTCGACCCGACGGCGTTCTTCGGAATGATGGAATCGGTCGCCAGGGATCTTCCGAATGTGAAAGCCGTCGCAACGACCCTTCGCGAAGTCGTTTCCACGAATCGCCACAACTGGAGCGCTGTGTTGTGGCTGGATGGCAAGACGTATCAGGCTCCGGAGACGCAACTGGATGTGCTTGACCGAGTCGGTGGCGGCGACGGTTTCGCGTCCGGCCTGTTCTACGGCCTGATGGGTGGCGAAACTCCGGAACAGGCGCTGCGGCTGGGCTGGGCTCACGGAGCCCTGCTGACAACGTTTCCCGGCGACACGACGATGGCGTCTCTGGAACAGGTCAGGTCATTCGCGGAAGGCGGTTCCGCCAGAATTCAGCGATGA